A region of Streptomyces paludis DNA encodes the following proteins:
- a CDS encoding phage tail sheath subtilisin-like domain-containing protein, which yields MFDFLVYCLRVSLHAFMPKMQRLQGGGESMATSVSYPGVYIEELPSAVRTITAVTTSVTAFVGVARRGPIDEAVTITSFADFERQYGGLDAKSLLSYAVQQFFLAGGSVAVIVRVAKGASPASKDIAAGGEPKALTVTSRDASDWGNGLRVAIDPSATGDTFGLRVLDVSGAVLERYRNLSMSSDASRFVEAVVNESSYIYVKATGDAVPDFSGTVSGPVGPVPDLADKELTATVAGVEPVEITLYTAADTKPTSLTALGLLLERRLRAASPNRAFTRADVDVAGKRLQVLAGTAGATMTLTGEVANALGLITAHATAYELEDADDGDPPTDAEFRGSEADKTGMQALREVQDVNLLCLPDLAGQDYTGDAIGVIAAAEELCEDKRMLLIVDSPPEWTSIEQARTGLPAYDAVRSDHAALYFPHITMTDPLTGRLRTFPPSGAVAGLMARTDAERGVWKAPAGTDVRLTGVRSMSVRMSDAENGLLNPLGVNCLRSFPIVGPVIWGARTLLGADALTSEWKYVPVRRLAFMVEESLYRGLKWVVFEPNDEPLWGQIRLNVGAFLHTLFTQGAFQGTSSREAYFVKCDKDTTTQGDINRGIVNVLVGFAPLKPAEFVVVKIEQMVGRIEV from the coding sequence GTGTTCGATTTTTTAGTGTATTGCCTGAGGGTATCGCTGCATGCTTTCATGCCTAAAATGCAAAGGCTCCAAGGGGGTGGGGAAAGTATGGCGACGTCTGTCTCGTATCCCGGTGTTTACATCGAGGAGCTACCGAGCGCGGTCCGCACGATCACCGCGGTGACAACGTCGGTGACGGCGTTCGTGGGGGTGGCCCGGCGTGGGCCGATCGACGAGGCGGTGACGATCACCAGCTTCGCCGACTTCGAGCGGCAGTACGGCGGCCTGGACGCGAAGAGCCTGCTGAGTTACGCGGTGCAGCAGTTCTTCCTGGCCGGCGGCTCGGTCGCGGTCATCGTCCGGGTCGCGAAGGGCGCCAGTCCGGCGTCGAAGGACATCGCGGCGGGTGGCGAGCCGAAGGCGCTGACGGTGACCTCGCGGGACGCCAGCGACTGGGGCAACGGGCTGCGGGTTGCGATCGACCCGAGCGCGACCGGCGACACGTTCGGCCTGCGCGTGCTGGACGTCTCCGGAGCGGTGCTGGAGCGGTACCGCAACCTGTCGATGAGCTCCGACGCGTCGCGCTTCGTCGAGGCGGTCGTCAACGAGTCGTCGTACATCTACGTCAAGGCGACCGGTGACGCGGTGCCGGATTTCTCCGGCACGGTCTCGGGACCGGTCGGCCCAGTGCCGGACTTGGCGGACAAGGAGCTCACCGCGACCGTCGCGGGCGTTGAACCGGTCGAGATCACGCTCTACACCGCTGCCGACACCAAGCCCACGTCGTTGACCGCACTCGGCCTGCTGCTGGAGCGCAGGCTACGAGCGGCGTCGCCCAACAGGGCCTTCACCCGGGCGGACGTCGATGTGGCCGGCAAGCGGCTGCAGGTGCTGGCCGGGACGGCGGGCGCCACGATGACGCTCACCGGCGAGGTGGCGAACGCGCTCGGCCTGATCACGGCCCACGCGACCGCCTACGAGTTGGAGGACGCCGACGACGGCGACCCGCCGACGGACGCAGAGTTCCGCGGCAGCGAGGCCGACAAGACTGGCATGCAGGCGCTGCGGGAGGTGCAGGACGTCAACCTGCTCTGCCTTCCCGACCTGGCCGGGCAGGACTACACGGGTGACGCGATCGGCGTGATTGCCGCAGCCGAGGAGCTCTGCGAGGACAAGCGGATGCTACTGATCGTCGACAGCCCGCCGGAGTGGACCAGTATCGAGCAGGCGCGCACCGGGCTGCCGGCGTACGACGCGGTCCGCAGCGACCACGCGGCGCTGTACTTCCCGCACATCACGATGACCGACCCGCTGACCGGACGCCTGCGCACGTTCCCGCCGTCGGGAGCGGTCGCCGGGCTGATGGCCAGGACCGACGCCGAGCGCGGCGTATGGAAGGCGCCGGCCGGCACCGACGTTCGGCTGACCGGTGTGCGCTCCATGAGCGTCAGGATGTCCGACGCCGAGAACGGCCTGCTCAACCCGCTCGGAGTGAACTGCCTGCGGAGCTTCCCGATCGTCGGCCCGGTGATCTGGGGCGCGCGCACACTCCTCGGCGCGGACGCGCTTACGTCGGAGTGGAAGTACGTCCCGGTTCGGCGGCTGGCGTTCATGGTCGAGGAGAGCCTGTACCGCGGCCTGAAGTGGGTGGTGTTCGAGCCGAACGACGAGCCGCTGTGGGGCCAGATCCGGCTCAACGTGGGCGCTTTCCTGCACACCCTGTTCACCCAGGGCGCTTTCCAGGGCACCTCGTCGCGCGAGGCCTACTTCGTGAAGTGCGACAAGGACACCACCACCCAGGGAGACATCAACCGAGGCATCGTCAATGTGCTCGTCGGTTTCGCACCGCTGAAACCGGCCGAGTTCGTCGTGGTGAAGATTGAGCAAATGGTGGGACGGATCGAGGTGTGA
- a CDS encoding phage tail protein, translating into MAEFTVNAQRFDPYKNFKFLVLWDGKTVAGCSKISPLKRTTEVIKHRNGGDPSSPRKSAGRTEFEAITIERGVTHDPEFDRWANKVWMVGQGLGSESSLKDFRKDIVIQVLNEAGQVALAYKVYRAFPSEYQVLGELDANANAVAIQHLKIECEGWERDLEVAEPYEPSYQIL; encoded by the coding sequence ATGGCAGAGTTTACTGTCAATGCGCAGCGGTTCGACCCCTACAAGAACTTTAAGTTCCTGGTGCTCTGGGACGGCAAGACCGTCGCCGGGTGCAGCAAGATCAGCCCGCTGAAAAGGACCACCGAGGTGATCAAACACCGTAACGGCGGCGATCCCAGCTCACCACGGAAATCCGCCGGCCGGACCGAGTTCGAGGCGATCACGATCGAGCGCGGCGTCACCCACGACCCGGAATTCGACCGCTGGGCGAACAAGGTCTGGATGGTAGGCCAGGGTCTTGGCAGCGAGTCCTCGCTGAAGGACTTCCGTAAGGACATCGTGATCCAGGTCCTCAACGAGGCCGGGCAGGTGGCGCTCGCGTACAAGGTGTACCGGGCTTTCCCGTCGGAGTACCAGGTGCTCGGCGAACTGGACGCGAATGCGAACGCGGTCGCGATCCAACACCTGAAAATCGAGTGCGAGGGCTGGGAGCGGGACCTGGAGGTCGCCGAGCCGTACGAGCCCTCATACCAGATTCTGTAA
- a CDS encoding DUF4255 domain-containing protein: MSNYLAIAQATEALRCLLAGAVQSDVPYAVQVEARKPPSEPVTEPTITVFCYRITPNVSRRNADTPTRDGDGRVLRRPTAAYDLHYLISCYGNEIQLVPQALLGSVARTLHEQPALSAQDLETAAGRAFLAGADLAASPQTVRLTPSKMDVEDLSKLWSMLIQTPYTPSIAFEASLVLLESRRTPAAGRPVREHRVRVVPGRHPVVEELRSRPACSDAEPRPGPVPVGHEVVLTGRDLNREKVTVDAGGELVAPSAVDDGRVVFTPPAGLAAGVHPVQVLHEVAFGDSSRILGSNGIAMARQATVTASEVTGGEVVATLDTEVGDRQRVSVLLDELDGTGSHRFDAAYPLPGPRDPKTVAVATADVAAGSYLLRVRIDGVETVTGEDLRTPAVEF; this comes from the coding sequence GTGAGTAACTATCTGGCGATCGCCCAGGCCACAGAGGCGCTGCGCTGCCTGCTGGCCGGCGCGGTGCAGTCCGACGTGCCCTACGCCGTACAGGTAGAGGCACGCAAGCCGCCGAGCGAGCCGGTGACCGAGCCGACCATCACGGTGTTCTGCTACCGGATCACCCCGAACGTGTCCCGGCGCAACGCCGACACGCCCACCCGCGACGGTGACGGACGGGTGCTGAGGAGGCCCACGGCGGCGTACGACCTGCACTACCTGATCAGCTGTTACGGCAACGAGATCCAGCTGGTGCCGCAGGCACTGCTGGGCTCGGTGGCGCGCACGCTGCACGAGCAGCCGGCGCTGTCCGCACAGGACCTGGAGACGGCCGCCGGGCGGGCGTTCCTGGCCGGCGCCGACCTGGCGGCGTCGCCGCAGACGGTCCGGCTGACGCCGTCGAAGATGGATGTCGAGGACCTGTCGAAGCTGTGGTCGATGCTCATCCAGACGCCCTACACGCCGTCCATCGCGTTCGAGGCGTCGCTGGTGCTCCTGGAGAGCAGGCGGACGCCGGCCGCGGGTCGCCCGGTCCGGGAGCACCGGGTCCGAGTGGTCCCCGGCCGGCACCCGGTGGTGGAGGAGCTGCGAAGCCGCCCGGCCTGCTCGGACGCCGAGCCGCGGCCCGGCCCGGTGCCGGTGGGCCACGAGGTGGTGCTGACTGGGCGCGACCTGAACCGCGAGAAGGTCACTGTCGATGCCGGCGGCGAGCTGGTGGCCCCGTCTGCCGTCGATGACGGCCGGGTGGTGTTCACCCCGCCCGCCGGTCTGGCCGCAGGAGTGCACCCGGTACAGGTCCTGCACGAGGTCGCGTTCGGTGACTCGTCCCGGATCCTCGGCTCGAACGGGATCGCGATGGCGCGTCAGGCCACCGTGACCGCCTCCGAGGTCACCGGCGGCGAGGTCGTCGCCACCCTGGACACCGAGGTCGGCGACCGGCAGCGCGTGTCGGTGCTGCTGGACGAACTGGACGGGACCGGCAGTCACCGGTTCGACGCGGCGTACCCGCTGCCCGGCCCGCGTGACCCCAAGACGGTCGCGGTCGCGACGGCGGACGTCGCCGCCGGCAGCTATTTGCTGCGGGTGCGGATCGATGGCGTCGAAACGGTGACCGGCGAGGACCTGCGCACGCCGGCGGTGGAGTTCTGA
- a CDS encoding ATP-binding protein — translation MDDDGREADAAVMATAVAAVLARLGAHARAVDDTADTGAAGRSRRRSRHATADAGEGRAPENGRSGPVPYDEGSLATVVACFGLTSFEQDLLVLCAAMELGPTAAARCAAASGREFPTFSLALAALTEPHWSALTPDAPLRRYRLVEVADDGVLTTARLRIDERVLHFLLGVSQVEPRLQGLVARTAVPGRLPESQARLAAELAAALSADRVAALSGGDLQTRREVTGTAARAAGFATFTLSAADLPAEPADRAALARLWEREGVLLPAVLLLEVSETTKAAAAEAFVAMLGVPVVLSSPDPLPAPTTHRAQVVVEPLEQAEQRELWRAALDGHGGDVDVAGLVAQFSLPGHVIRSAGAVAREAGGDVRAAAWRAGLAHARIALDELGRRVEPWAGWADLVVPERQRRILREIVAHVRQRATVYQDWGFEEVLRRGLGVTALFAGSSGTGKTLAAEVVAGELGLDLFVIDLSQVVSKYIGETEKNLRRVFDAAERGGAVLLFDEADALFGKRSEVKDSHDRYANLEVSYLLMRMESYRGLAILTTNQKKSLDQAFLRRLRFVVDFPFPDVAERAEIWRRVIPPRVPVDGVAVERLAQLTVAGGSIRNIALSAAFLAADEGTELRMRHLLAAAHTEYVKFERSVTSTEVAGWV, via the coding sequence ATGGACGACGACGGGCGCGAGGCCGACGCGGCGGTCATGGCCACGGCCGTGGCCGCCGTACTCGCGCGCCTCGGCGCGCACGCCCGTGCCGTCGACGACACGGCCGACACCGGTGCTGCCGGACGGTCGCGGCGCCGGTCCCGGCACGCGACGGCGGATGCCGGTGAGGGCAGGGCCCCGGAGAACGGCCGCAGCGGGCCCGTGCCCTACGACGAGGGCTCGCTGGCGACGGTGGTCGCCTGCTTCGGGCTGACGTCGTTCGAGCAGGACCTGCTGGTGCTGTGCGCGGCGATGGAGCTGGGGCCGACAGCGGCGGCGCGCTGCGCGGCGGCGAGCGGGCGGGAGTTCCCCACCTTCTCGCTGGCCCTGGCCGCGCTGACCGAGCCGCACTGGAGCGCGCTGACGCCGGACGCGCCGCTGCGCCGCTACCGGCTCGTCGAGGTCGCCGACGACGGGGTGCTGACCACCGCGCGGCTGCGGATCGACGAGCGGGTGCTGCACTTCCTGCTGGGGGTGTCCCAGGTCGAGCCGCGGCTGCAGGGCCTGGTCGCGCGCACCGCCGTACCCGGCCGGCTGCCGGAGTCGCAAGCGCGGCTGGCAGCGGAGCTGGCGGCGGCGCTGAGCGCCGACCGGGTGGCGGCGCTGTCCGGTGGCGACCTGCAGACCCGGCGCGAAGTGACGGGCACCGCGGCGCGCGCGGCAGGCTTCGCGACGTTCACGCTGTCGGCGGCCGACCTGCCGGCCGAACCTGCGGACCGCGCGGCGCTGGCCCGGCTCTGGGAACGCGAAGGGGTGCTGCTGCCCGCCGTACTGCTGCTCGAGGTCTCCGAGACGACGAAGGCGGCGGCCGCGGAGGCGTTTGTGGCGATGCTCGGCGTCCCGGTGGTGCTGTCCAGCCCGGATCCGCTCCCCGCACCCACGACGCACCGCGCGCAGGTGGTCGTCGAGCCGCTGGAGCAGGCCGAGCAGCGCGAGCTGTGGCGGGCCGCACTGGACGGCCACGGCGGTGACGTCGACGTGGCCGGTCTCGTGGCGCAGTTCAGCTTGCCCGGGCATGTGATCCGGTCCGCCGGCGCGGTCGCCCGCGAGGCCGGCGGCGATGTGCGGGCGGCGGCCTGGCGTGCGGGCCTGGCGCATGCGCGGATCGCGCTCGACGAGCTCGGCCGCAGGGTGGAGCCGTGGGCGGGCTGGGCCGACCTGGTGGTGCCGGAGCGGCAGCGCAGGATCCTGCGCGAGATCGTCGCGCACGTCCGGCAGCGCGCCACCGTCTACCAGGACTGGGGTTTCGAGGAGGTGCTGCGGCGCGGGCTCGGCGTCACCGCGCTGTTCGCCGGCAGCAGCGGCACCGGCAAGACGCTGGCAGCCGAGGTGGTGGCGGGCGAGCTCGGGCTGGACCTGTTCGTCATCGACCTGTCCCAGGTGGTCAGCAAGTACATCGGCGAGACCGAGAAGAACCTGCGCCGGGTCTTCGACGCGGCCGAGCGCGGGGGCGCGGTGCTGCTCTTCGACGAGGCGGACGCGCTGTTCGGCAAGCGCAGTGAGGTGAAGGACTCGCACGACCGGTACGCGAACCTCGAGGTCAGCTATCTGCTGATGCGGATGGAGTCGTACCGGGGCCTGGCGATCCTGACCACGAATCAGAAGAAGTCCCTGGACCAGGCGTTCCTGCGGCGACTGCGGTTCGTGGTGGACTTCCCGTTCCCGGATGTGGCCGAGCGGGCCGAGATCTGGCGGCGGGTGATCCCGCCCCGGGTCCCGGTCGACGGCGTCGCGGTCGAGCGGCTGGCACAACTGACGGTGGCCGGCGGCAGCATCCGGAACATCGCGCTGTCGGCCGCCTTCCTGGCCGCCGACGAGGGCACCGAGCTGCGGATGCGGCATCTGCTCGCCGCCGCGCACACCGAGTACGTCAAGTTCGAGCGCTCGGTGACGTCCACGGAGGTGGCCGGATGGGTGTGA